The DNA sequence TACGGCCCTCAACGACAGGCCAATTCCCACGCAGCGGTGCAGGCAGGCCTGGAAAACCTGGCGCGTGTCGCCGGTTACCCCTCGGCGATTCGCCTGGAATGGGCCATGGAATCGGAGATCGCCGAATCCGCCCTGACGGCCGCCACTATCGACGGCTATGACGTCAGGCTGGTGATCGACGGCTTGTCGCCCACGCTGCACATCTGCAAAGCCGCAAAGACGCTCAAGACCGCACCGCCTGCGATTCGCAAGAGCCCAGACTTCGTCGCCCTCAAAACGCAGCAGACCCAGCTCAAGGAACAGATCGCACGCTTCTGCCGCACCCTGGAAGCGATGATGAGCAGCGGCGAAACCCTGGCCCTGGACGACCTGAAGCCGCTGTTGAAAATGCCCGCGGTTCGCCTGCTGCTGGAACAACTGATCGTGCAGGCCGACGACGTGGTGCTGGGCTGGCTCGATGCCGCGACGCTGACGGTGACTGACCTTGAAGGCCGCCAACACGTCGCTGAAAAGCACCTGCGTATTGCCCACCCTTTTCATCTGTTCACCGCAGGACAACTGTCGGCCTGGCAGATAGACGTGGTGAGCCATCGCCGCGTGCAGCCGTTCAAACAGGCCTTTCGCGAGCTGTACCTGCTGACACCGGCCGAACGAGACAGCGGCCTGTGGTCCAATCGATTTGCCGGCCACCGCCTGAAAGGCAAAGTAGCCGCCCGGTTGCTGCAGGTCCGCAACTGGTCGACCTCAAGCGTCGAGGACATCTATTACGAGAGCAAAGAGCACGGCATCTACGCCATGTTCAACTTTCTGGATACCGGCCATTACCTTTCGGAAACAGAACACTTTACCTTCGACACGATTGCCTTCTACCGCGACCAGCAAGCCATTCCCCTCGAGCAAGTACCGCCGCTGCTGTTCTCTGAAATCATGCGTGACGCCGATTTGCTGGTCTCCGTGGCCCACGCCGCTGACGGCTACAACACCAGCAACGAAACCCTGCAACGGCGCGCCGAACTGGTCGGCGAATTGATTCAAGGGCTAGGTTTGCAGAACGTTAAATGTGAAGGGCATTTTCTGCACATCATCGGCCAGCGTGCGAACTACCGCATTCATCTGGGCAGCGCAGCCATCCATATCGAGCCCGGCCACTACCTGTGCATCGTGCCCGCAGGCAGCGGCGTCACGGACTTCTACCTGCCCTTCGCCGACACCGATAAGAAAATGGCCGAGGTGCTGAGCAAGATGTTCCTATTGCTGGACGACATGAACATCACCGACAGCCTGATACTGGAGCAGATACAACGCGGTAGCTGAGATGAGGGCATCCCCTGCTTGCGAAGAAGATGCCCTCAACCATTTAGAACCAGGTTTCCATCTGTATCCCGTATTGCCACACACCACCGGCATTGAAATCAGACTTGCCGAAGGAGTCCGAGGCGCTGTAGCGGTCCAGATCCGAAGACCAGTCCATGACGCTTGCGAACACCCGTAGTTCGGGGCGCGTGAGCAGGTCGCCAAAGTCAGGTTTGAAGGTCGGGGCGATCGTGAATTTCCAGAAATTACCGTCCACCGCGTTGCGTTGCTGGTAGCCTTTGGGATCGAGGTCCATGGTTTGCCAGCTCATTTCGTAGGCCATTTCGAAATTGCTGTTGATTTCATTGGCCAGTCGCACGTTCAGCGTCATCCAGCGGTAGTCGTCCCCCTTGACGTACCGGTCCTTGCTCTGTTCGGCCAGCAAGCTGGGGCCGATGCGCCAGCCGGGGGCAATGGGCGTCTCGCCGTAAAGCGCCAGGCGCAGCGCACGGGCATCGTCGATCAGCTCGCCATCGGAGCCGATGTTCTTGACCTCCGCGCCCAGACCTTGCCCATAGATCAACGCCGCCTTGGTAAAGCCTTCCCGGCCGAAGAAGTTTTTCTGGTGGTTGGCCACCATGCTGTGCAAACCGGAGTCTGCTGGCGTCAGGCCCGCTTCGTTGCTGCGGATATCGATGTCGTTTTTCTTTGACCCGATGGCATTGAACATCCACTGCCATTGGCCGTTGTCGAAAAACTGGTTGGAGGTCAGGATGTAGCTTTCCACATCGGCATTGACGCCACCCTCGCTGAATTCGCCGTAGTTACGCCCGATCAATGAGTAATTCGAACGCCAATTCTTGTTCATCTGCACGTCGTAGATACCACCGCCGGTGCCGGCGAGGTAGACGACGTCCGAGTCCAACCAATGGATATCGAAATTGTCCCGATCAAATCGCTTGCCGGCCCAAAGGGTGGAGTTCTCGAACATCGAGTTGCCCTTGAACGCGGCGATATGATCCAGTTCGGTAAACACCTGGCGCACGTTCAGGTTGCTTTCGTCGGCGGTCCAATCATTGGAGCTTTCCACGCCATCGGCAATGGACACTGTGAATTTGGAACGGGTGCCGTTCTGCGCGTACTGCTCTTTCGACAGGTCGATGCGCATGTAGGTATCGTCTTCGTTAC is a window from the Pseudomonas brassicacearum genome containing:
- a CDS encoding carbohydrate porin, translating into MQKASSWLLAGVLGTSAATAQAATLEERMAAFEARASAAEKRAAAAEQQTQALARELQQLKHAAPALQPAASTATVPAPSLDTRLAKLEARQQSLEKKDSSPHLTDGFSFKGYARSGLLVNDGLGGGRGGPYTTPAGSVGGAVGRLGNEDDTYMRIDLSKEQYAQNGTRSKFTVSIADGVESSNDWTADESNLNVRQVFTELDHIAAFKGNSMFENSTLWAGKRFDRDNFDIHWLDSDVVYLAGTGGGIYDVQMNKNWRSNYSLIGRNYGEFSEGGVNADVESYILTSNQFFDNGQWQWMFNAIGSKKNDIDIRSNEAGLTPADSGLHSMVANHQKNFFGREGFTKAALIYGQGLGAEVKNIGSDGELIDDARALRLALYGETPIAPGWRIGPSLLAEQSKDRYVKGDDYRWMTLNVRLANEINSNFEMAYEMSWQTMDLDPKGYQQRNAVDGNFWKFTIAPTFKPDFGDLLTRPELRVFASVMDWSSDLDRYSASDSFGKSDFNAGGVWQYGIQMETWF